In Paractinoplanes brasiliensis, the following proteins share a genomic window:
- a CDS encoding DUF2795 domain-containing protein → MDRGSNKHSARVDDELAQEVRGFVQGVGGARAEANRVPEPSAEGEPEVSSVLGGDEANDISRFGRYIGRAALPGDREKLRLSAETLLAPDDVLADIDSLPAGQEFHTVAEIWSALGRR, encoded by the coding sequence ATGGACAGGGGAAGCAACAAGCACAGCGCCCGGGTTGATGACGAGCTGGCGCAGGAGGTGCGCGGCTTCGTGCAGGGCGTCGGTGGGGCGCGCGCCGAGGCGAACCGGGTGCCGGAGCCTTCCGCCGAGGGGGAGCCTGAGGTCAGCAGCGTGCTCGGCGGCGACGAGGCCAACGACATCAGCCGGTTCGGGCGGTACATCGGGCGGGCGGCGCTTCCGGGCGATCGGGAGAAGCTGCGTTTGAGCGCCGAGACTCTGCTCGCGCCGGACGACGTGCTTGCCGACATCGACAGTCTGCCGGCCGGGCAGGAGTTCCACACCGTCGCCGAGATCTGGTCAGCGCTCGGCCGTCGCTGA
- a CDS encoding AAA domain-containing protein: MAEQQESPTTIRDRAVAVADYLLSVRAQMERPARTVPADALRLDALPDHPSCELGLPADGPSWLRVGLPDLPPPVAVPAALRRDVSTAVEQEPTYDGDDEEFTTWRDEVWRPWAYTTGEAEKTRALHRRLFDLMHQLDMTAATTELVWGHGLLETVINGERVLYPLVATPVLIEYEPDRSMITVSPAGPSRLQTDALNGVDDRYLSQLVALAGPAGTLEVDLWNDLDRRELFERALGRLGYDRLITDEDHRPHIKDVGVLFARPKQRLLRGFLENLRDRLLSGDTEAVGSLAAVVAHEPSKLRMPGDEPERWQRVGERLLMPLPTNEAQESIARRLAQHRNVAVQGPPGTGKTHTIRNLICHLMANGMRVLVVAQKEDPLRVLRDGLPEEVRSLCLAVLGRTTDQLVQLQLAARELSDRAATLDKAAEARRVERLTSLLEEAERELATALGGLRAIAENEAVTYVIDGAPLTPVEVGAWLRERAAAQGGIPDPVSGPPPLDAREFATLLELANSLSSADKSEALKPLPAVDDLPTAEDERRARDETAELQRVVDALAGQGLDIPAVRDNNVAAVRDDLHDALTWLRRREGTWTDRLGRLLTDPHWRTIWTDHVAATEALLAELATLTRSLAGHHLQVPGPYAAEPKRLLAQLAEVRQRFATGRGLSRLLQSGLFRLADEVRVDGEPLRTIEDVDVVAAWVRRAQARQRLGGHWSEWRQRLAIADPPGGWGDPEVWAGALLAEAGQSLDWDVRHWPALAERLSHLVPQHELDLEPGRLAAVAELLDAAPAVYDLDAEHIRQKRIGERLKPWPHVAKAWETLEGWDDELAEVRRLSQLRPAAEGFRDKLDKLAVEAPEWAARIEAGQVPAVSGQACLDAWQWRRTQTWFDEVIGSVDPAVLAKRVENARDKIRRRTAELVVASAWLEVSRSLDDRRRAALADWTTALRKIGKGTGRNAAAWQAHAQRAMESAVEAVPVWVMSVDRAIEQFAGGARFDVVIVDEASQADLFALPVLSLAERAVVVGDDQQIGPQLGFVGPVAGLIHTHLDDVPSAEHFDPESSLYDHAVRRSPERILLTEHFRCVPQIIEFSSRHYYDGKIMPLRADRPAFAPIRTVFLPSGVRQSLSGFGDVNVAEADALVEQVAAIVKDPAYDGRTLGVISMLSTSGQAGYLLHQLRETIGEDEIQARRLRVGDAYTFQGDERDIVLVSMVVSDNDPKVAAFTRREYHRRVNVAASRARDQLWIYHSVRPGSLPADDARGLLLTYALNLAPAEELADLAVRCESDFERDVLGRLVARGFRPIPQFRIGAYRIDFVLHAPDGRRLAIECDGDAYHGPEQWESDMRRQAVLERVGNCVFVRIRGSIYAREPEVAMAPVWQRVAELGITPQARLATTIG; this comes from the coding sequence ATGGCCGAGCAACAGGAGTCGCCCACCACGATTCGGGACAGGGCCGTTGCGGTCGCCGACTATCTGCTTTCCGTACGGGCTCAGATGGAACGCCCCGCACGGACTGTGCCCGCCGATGCCCTCCGGCTGGACGCGCTGCCCGACCATCCGTCGTGTGAGCTCGGCCTGCCCGCCGACGGCCCGTCCTGGCTGCGGGTGGGGCTGCCCGATCTGCCCCCTCCGGTCGCGGTGCCGGCCGCGCTCCGCCGTGATGTGAGCACCGCGGTGGAGCAGGAGCCGACGTACGACGGCGACGACGAGGAGTTCACCACCTGGCGCGACGAGGTCTGGCGGCCCTGGGCGTACACGACCGGCGAGGCCGAGAAGACCCGGGCGCTGCACCGCCGGCTGTTCGACCTCATGCACCAGCTCGACATGACCGCGGCCACCACCGAGCTGGTCTGGGGCCACGGCCTGCTGGAAACCGTGATCAACGGCGAGCGTGTCCTCTATCCGCTGGTCGCGACGCCGGTGCTGATCGAGTACGAGCCGGACCGCTCGATGATCACGGTGTCGCCGGCGGGTCCGTCGCGCCTGCAGACCGATGCCCTCAACGGCGTCGACGACCGCTATCTGAGCCAGCTCGTGGCCCTGGCCGGTCCGGCCGGCACGCTGGAGGTCGACCTGTGGAACGACCTCGACCGGCGGGAGCTGTTCGAGCGGGCCCTCGGCCGCCTCGGGTACGACCGGTTGATCACGGACGAGGATCATCGGCCGCACATCAAGGACGTCGGCGTGCTCTTCGCCCGCCCCAAGCAGCGGCTCCTGCGCGGTTTCCTCGAGAACCTGCGTGATCGCCTGCTGTCCGGCGACACCGAGGCTGTCGGCTCGCTCGCCGCCGTCGTCGCGCACGAGCCCAGCAAGCTGCGGATGCCCGGTGACGAGCCCGAGCGGTGGCAGCGGGTCGGCGAGCGCCTGCTCATGCCGTTGCCCACCAACGAGGCCCAGGAGTCCATCGCGCGCCGCCTGGCCCAGCATCGCAACGTCGCCGTGCAGGGCCCGCCCGGCACCGGCAAGACCCACACGATCCGCAACCTCATCTGCCACCTGATGGCGAACGGCATGCGGGTGCTGGTCGTCGCGCAGAAGGAGGACCCGTTGCGGGTGCTCCGCGACGGCTTGCCCGAGGAGGTCCGCTCGCTCTGCTTGGCCGTGCTGGGCCGCACCACCGACCAGCTCGTGCAGCTGCAGCTTGCGGCCCGGGAGCTGTCCGACCGGGCGGCCACGCTGGACAAGGCGGCCGAGGCGCGCCGGGTCGAGCGTCTCACCTCTTTGCTGGAGGAGGCGGAGCGCGAGCTGGCGACGGCGCTCGGCGGCCTGCGTGCGATCGCCGAGAACGAGGCGGTCACGTACGTGATCGACGGCGCCCCGCTCACGCCGGTCGAGGTCGGGGCCTGGTTGCGGGAGCGGGCAGCGGCCCAGGGCGGCATCCCTGACCCGGTGTCCGGCCCGCCGCCGCTGGACGCCCGCGAGTTCGCCACCCTGCTGGAGCTGGCAAACAGCCTGTCCAGTGCCGACAAGTCGGAGGCGCTCAAACCGCTCCCGGCCGTCGACGATCTTCCGACGGCCGAGGACGAGCGGCGGGCTCGCGACGAAACGGCCGAATTGCAGCGGGTGGTGGACGCGCTCGCCGGGCAAGGTCTGGACATTCCCGCCGTACGGGACAACAACGTCGCCGCCGTACGGGACGACCTGCACGACGCCCTGACCTGGCTGCGCCGCCGCGAGGGCACCTGGACGGATCGCCTCGGCCGCCTGCTCACCGACCCGCACTGGCGCACGATCTGGACCGACCACGTGGCCGCCACCGAGGCGCTGCTGGCCGAACTCGCCACCCTGACCAGGTCGCTCGCCGGTCATCACCTCCAGGTTCCCGGCCCGTACGCCGCCGAGCCGAAACGTCTGCTGGCCCAGCTGGCCGAGGTCCGGCAGCGGTTCGCGACCGGCCGCGGTCTGAGCCGGCTGCTCCAATCCGGGTTGTTCCGCCTGGCCGACGAGGTACGCGTGGACGGCGAGCCGCTGCGCACGATCGAGGACGTCGACGTGGTGGCGGCGTGGGTGCGGCGCGCGCAGGCCCGGCAGCGGCTGGGCGGCCACTGGTCGGAGTGGCGGCAGCGTCTGGCCATCGCCGATCCGCCCGGCGGCTGGGGTGATCCCGAGGTCTGGGCCGGCGCGCTGCTCGCCGAGGCGGGACAGTCCCTCGACTGGGACGTCCGGCACTGGCCCGCGCTGGCCGAGCGGCTGTCACACCTCGTACCGCAACACGAACTTGACCTTGAGCCCGGGCGCCTGGCCGCCGTGGCCGAGCTGCTCGACGCGGCCCCCGCGGTTTACGACCTGGATGCCGAACATATTCGACAAAAGCGAATCGGGGAACGCCTCAAGCCCTGGCCCCACGTCGCCAAGGCCTGGGAGACCTTGGAAGGCTGGGACGACGAGCTGGCCGAAGTGAGGCGTTTGTCGCAATTGCGCCCAGCCGCGGAAGGCTTCCGCGACAAACTGGACAAACTGGCCGTGGAGGCTCCCGAGTGGGCCGCCCGGATCGAGGCCGGCCAGGTCCCGGCGGTGTCGGGCCAGGCCTGTCTGGACGCGTGGCAGTGGCGGCGCACGCAGACCTGGTTCGACGAGGTGATCGGCAGCGTCGACCCCGCCGTGCTGGCCAAACGGGTCGAGAACGCCCGCGACAAGATCCGCCGCCGCACCGCCGAGCTGGTGGTGGCGTCGGCCTGGCTCGAGGTGTCACGCAGCCTCGACGACCGGCGGCGAGCCGCGCTGGCCGACTGGACCACCGCGCTTCGCAAGATCGGCAAGGGCACCGGACGCAACGCCGCGGCCTGGCAGGCGCACGCGCAGCGCGCCATGGAGTCGGCCGTCGAGGCGGTGCCGGTCTGGGTCATGTCGGTCGACCGCGCGATCGAGCAGTTCGCCGGCGGCGCGCGTTTCGACGTGGTGATCGTCGACGAGGCGTCGCAGGCCGACCTGTTCGCGCTGCCGGTGCTCTCGCTGGCCGAACGGGCCGTCGTGGTCGGCGACGACCAGCAGATCGGCCCCCAGCTGGGCTTCGTCGGCCCGGTGGCCGGCCTGATCCACACCCACCTGGACGACGTGCCCTCGGCCGAGCACTTCGACCCCGAGTCGTCGCTCTACGACCACGCCGTACGCCGTTCGCCCGAGCGCATCCTGCTGACCGAGCACTTCCGCTGCGTGCCGCAGATCATCGAGTTCTCGTCGCGGCACTACTACGACGGCAAGATCATGCCGTTGCGCGCGGACCGGCCGGCGTTCGCCCCGATCCGTACGGTCTTCCTGCCGTCCGGGGTGCGCCAGTCGCTCAGCGGGTTCGGCGACGTCAACGTGGCCGAGGCCGACGCGCTGGTCGAGCAGGTGGCGGCGATCGTGAAAGACCCGGCGTACGACGGCCGGACGCTCGGCGTGATCTCGATGCTCTCGACCAGCGGCCAGGCCGGTTACCTGCTGCACCAGCTGCGCGAAACGATCGGCGAGGACGAGATCCAGGCAAGGCGGTTGCGGGTCGGCGACGCGTACACGTTCCAGGGTGACGAACGCGACATCGTGCTGGTGTCCATGGTGGTCTCGGACAACGACCCCAAGGTGGCCGCGTTCACCCGGCGCGAGTACCACCGCCGGGTCAACGTCGCCGCCTCGCGAGCGCGAGACCAGTTGTGGATCTATCACTCCGTACGGCCCGGGTCGTTGCCGGCCGACGACGCGCGGGGGCTGCTTCTCACGTACGCGCTGAATCTGGCCCCCGCCGAGGAGCTCGCCGACCTGGCCGTCCGCTGCGAGAGCGACTTCGAACGGGATGTGCTGGGCCGGCTGGTGGCCCGCGGGTTCCGGCCGATACCGCAGTTCCGGATCGGCGCCTACCGCATCGACTTCGTGCTGCACGCCCCGGACGGGCGGCGGCTCGCGATCGAGTGCGACGGCGACGCGTACCACGGCCCGGAGCAGTGGGAGAGCGACATGCGCCGCCAGGCGGTGCTGGAGCGGGTCGGCAACTGCGTGTTCGTGCGGATCCGGGGCAGCATCTACGCCCGCGAGCCCGAGGTCGCGATGGCCCCGGTGTGGCAGCGCGTCGCCGAGCTCGGCATCACCCCACAGGCCCGCCTCGCCACCACGATCGGCTAG
- a CDS encoding SDR family NAD(P)-dependent oxidoreductase gives MSGRRGSKARQRPGLSWAAGLGRAAPAGVSVYDRTVTSSYVVTGGGRGVGRAIVERLVEEGGRVVVVEFDERGLDWAAEHVSAGRVVPVVGDASDDGVVARAAEAAGELRGWVNNAAVFPGGWLHGMPASEASALISRNLDPVLAGCAAAVRAFLASGKPGSIVNVSSHQAQRAVRGAFAYATAKAAVEGLTRALAVDYGPHRVRVNAVALGSIATERSDAYLAALEPDARDGFDREIRLLQPLGRMGRTGEVAEAVAFLLSERSSFVNGAIIPVDGGRSAVGRDPEEADSAHGDPGESSGVS, from the coding sequence GTGTCCGGCCGTCGCGGGTCCAAGGCGCGGCAGCGGCCGGGGCTGAGTTGGGCGGCGGGGCTCGGCCGGGCGGCGCCGGCCGGGGTGTCGGTGTATGACCGTACGGTGACTTCTTCTTATGTGGTTACCGGGGGCGGCCGCGGGGTCGGGCGGGCGATCGTGGAGCGGCTGGTCGAAGAGGGCGGCCGTGTGGTGGTTGTCGAGTTCGACGAGCGGGGTCTCGACTGGGCGGCCGAGCATGTGAGCGCCGGGCGGGTCGTGCCCGTGGTCGGCGATGCCTCGGACGACGGTGTCGTTGCGCGGGCGGCCGAGGCGGCGGGTGAGCTGCGCGGGTGGGTCAACAACGCGGCGGTTTTCCCGGGCGGGTGGTTGCACGGGATGCCGGCGTCGGAGGCATCCGCGCTGATCTCGCGGAATCTGGACCCTGTGCTCGCGGGGTGCGCGGCGGCGGTTCGGGCCTTTCTCGCTTCGGGGAAGCCCGGGTCGATTGTGAACGTGTCGTCACATCAGGCGCAGCGGGCGGTCCGCGGGGCCTTTGCCTACGCGACGGCCAAGGCCGCGGTGGAGGGGCTGACGCGTGCGCTTGCGGTTGATTACGGGCCTCATCGCGTACGGGTGAACGCTGTGGCCCTTGGTTCGATCGCCACCGAGCGGTCCGATGCGTATCTGGCCGCCCTCGAACCGGACGCGCGGGACGGGTTCGACCGCGAGATCCGGCTGCTGCAGCCGCTCGGACGGATGGGGCGCACCGGCGAGGTGGCCGAGGCCGTGGCGTTTCTGCTGTCGGAGCGTTCGTCGTTCGTCAACGGGGCGATCATCCCGGTCGACGGGGGCCGCTCCGCCGTGGGCCGCGACCCCGAGGAGGCCGACAGCGCCCACGGCGACCCAGGGGAGAGCTCAGGCGTGAGCTAG
- a CDS encoding beta family protein has protein sequence MAVFTTAASKQDSVYRPILRPRRGELAALTHLTASEAVRVLPIFELDHSSGILPLIRELPPRTGVLAVDFGEVPDPADPLEAPSLDLAEELADLGVAMLPVLRAHESRRRLAAHGLAARMHLRRALLRLQPHVDAANPGQANALAERLLRASGLETEEVDLLIDLAETPCVTHAARFQEQLHRILRWARSRPWRSISVASGAMPPNLDELPTDVPVTIDRHDARVWARIGEPGIGYADYGVTSPVRRRGVQRHRQLPTLRYTDEHNWWIYRWSRRGGRSDDRCHDLCRTLVSSSHWPAAGARFSWGDAELARRARIAHGGGSPAGWMSWSTSHHIAHVLHTLKIE, from the coding sequence ATGGCGGTCTTCACCACGGCGGCATCCAAGCAGGACAGTGTCTATCGCCCCATCCTGCGTCCACGCCGCGGCGAGCTGGCGGCACTCACCCATCTGACGGCGAGCGAGGCCGTACGGGTCCTGCCGATCTTCGAGCTCGACCACTCCTCGGGGATCCTTCCGCTGATTCGTGAGCTGCCACCGCGTACGGGTGTTCTGGCGGTTGACTTCGGCGAGGTCCCCGATCCCGCCGACCCCCTCGAGGCGCCCTCGCTCGACCTGGCCGAGGAACTCGCCGACCTGGGCGTGGCCATGCTGCCCGTGCTTCGCGCGCACGAGAGCCGCCGCCGCCTGGCCGCCCACGGCCTCGCCGCACGCATGCACCTGCGCCGCGCCCTCCTACGGCTCCAGCCGCACGTCGACGCCGCCAATCCCGGGCAGGCCAACGCGCTCGCCGAACGGCTGCTGAGGGCCTCCGGGCTCGAGACGGAAGAGGTCGACCTGCTGATCGACCTGGCCGAGACGCCCTGCGTGACCCACGCGGCCCGCTTCCAGGAACAGCTTCACCGCATTCTGCGCTGGGCCCGGAGCCGGCCCTGGCGCTCGATCAGCGTGGCCTCCGGCGCCATGCCACCCAACCTCGACGAGCTCCCGACCGACGTTCCGGTCACCATCGACCGGCACGACGCGCGCGTCTGGGCGCGGATCGGCGAGCCGGGCATCGGCTATGCGGATTACGGAGTCACTTCCCCCGTACGCCGTCGCGGCGTCCAGCGGCACCGCCAGCTCCCGACCCTGCGCTACACCGACGAGCACAACTGGTGGATCTATCGCTGGTCGCGCCGGGGCGGCCGCAGCGACGACCGCTGTCACGACCTGTGCCGCACGCTGGTCTCCTCGTCGCACTGGCCGGCCGCCGGCGCTCGCTTCTCGTGGGGGGACGCCGAACTCGCCCGCCGGGCCCGCATCGCCCACGGCGGCGGCAGCCCGGCCGGCTGGATGTCGTGGAGCACCTCCCACCACATCGCGCATGTGCTGCACACCCTCAAGATCGAGTAA
- a CDS encoding AAA family ATPase: protein MNAEQVLPPAAEAGLVVEAVLRDLREGDHRGVVVDSPPGAGKSTLVVRAAGELAAAGEPLMIVAQTNEQVDDLIARLGVRSPEIPVGRLSAVDYEASERVRNHPNCRVGAKVAELGTPAVTIGTAAKWATVSEGSWPWAIVDEAYQMRSDALLRVAPRFVRALFVGDPGQLDPFSTVDVERWTGLSWDPMQSAVAVLLRHNPDLPVHRLPVSWRLPHTAAPVVAEAFYPFTGFRSGTGPGDRSLVFGRPSAGKLDDVLDAAAATGWGLHELPARFTVRTDAEAAAACAELAFRALAREGVTTSETGGGPLTGDRIAIGAAHRDQAATIRSMLPPEAKGVTVDTANRLQGREYDLTIVLHPLSGRQDATAFHLESGRLCVLTSRHRHACVVVARDGIAELLDAHPSTEPVHLNVPVKFPDGWEANQAILAYLHKGVSLTRHQPLL, encoded by the coding sequence GTGAATGCGGAACAGGTGCTGCCCCCGGCCGCCGAGGCGGGGCTCGTCGTCGAGGCCGTCCTGCGCGATCTGCGCGAGGGTGATCATCGTGGCGTCGTGGTCGACTCCCCGCCCGGCGCGGGCAAGTCGACGCTGGTCGTACGGGCCGCCGGCGAGCTGGCCGCGGCGGGCGAGCCGTTGATGATCGTGGCGCAGACCAACGAGCAGGTCGACGACCTGATCGCCCGGCTCGGGGTCCGGTCGCCCGAGATTCCCGTCGGCCGGCTCTCCGCTGTCGACTACGAGGCGAGCGAGCGGGTCCGCAACCATCCGAACTGCCGCGTCGGGGCCAAGGTGGCCGAGCTCGGCACGCCCGCGGTCACCATCGGCACGGCCGCGAAGTGGGCGACCGTGTCCGAGGGCTCGTGGCCGTGGGCGATCGTCGACGAGGCGTACCAGATGCGCTCCGACGCCCTGCTGCGTGTCGCGCCGCGATTTGTCCGCGCGTTGTTCGTGGGCGATCCTGGCCAGCTCGACCCGTTCTCGACGGTCGACGTCGAACGCTGGACGGGCCTGTCGTGGGATCCGATGCAGAGCGCCGTCGCCGTCCTGCTGCGGCACAATCCCGACCTGCCGGTTCACCGCCTGCCCGTCTCGTGGCGCCTGCCGCACACCGCCGCTCCCGTCGTCGCCGAGGCCTTCTATCCCTTCACCGGCTTCCGCTCGGGCACCGGCCCCGGCGATCGCAGCCTGGTCTTCGGGCGTCCGTCCGCCGGCAAGCTCGACGACGTGCTCGACGCCGCCGCCGCGACCGGGTGGGGCCTGCATGAGCTGCCCGCCCGCTTCACTGTCCGCACCGACGCCGAGGCGGCGGCGGCCTGTGCCGAGCTCGCCTTCCGCGCCCTGGCTCGCGAGGGCGTCACCACGTCGGAAACGGGTGGCGGTCCGTTGACCGGCGACCGTATCGCCATCGGCGCCGCCCACCGCGACCAGGCCGCGACCATTCGCTCGATGCTCCCGCCCGAGGCCAAGGGCGTCACTGTCGACACCGCCAACAGGTTGCAGGGCCGGGAGTACGACCTGACGATCGTCCTGCATCCGCTCTCCGGCCGGCAGGACGCGACAGCCTTCCACCTGGAATCCGGCCGCCTCTGCGTGCTGACCTCACGCCACCGGCACGCCTGTGTGGTGGTGGCCCGCGACGGCATCGCCGAGCTGCTCGACGCCCACCCGTCGACCGAGCCGGTCCACCTCAACGTCCCCGTGAAGTTCCCCGACGGCTGGGAGGCAAATCAGGCTATCCTCGCCTATTTACACAAGGGAGTGTCACTTACACGACACCAGCCGCTACTTTGA